The genomic DNA CCAGAATGTGGGATAGACAGTTATTGAGAGCCCGGAGCCGCTCAGTCCAGGAGGCTGTGCCCAAGATATTTTTCAGGATGAACGTGTAGGAGAGAATGATGAGCAGAGGGTCCATGACAATAATGAGCAAAACCAGAGCAAATCCATACCAGCTGTTGACCCGGATGTCAGCACAGACCAGGCGGATCATATCCTGGTGGAGGCAATAGGAGTGAGAGAGAAGATGGGAGTGGCAGAAAGGCAGGCGCTTGAGtaggaaaagggaagggagaacagCCAGGATACAGCGGCCAATGATGGCCAACCCAATCCTGCCAATGACTTCGCTGGTGAGGATGGTGGCATAATGGAGGGGGCGACAGATGGCTACATAGCGATCAAAGGACATGGCCAATAGGACTGAAGATTCCATGAAGGAGAATCCATGGAGGAAGAAGAATTGGGCAAAGCAAGCTTCAAAGCTGATCTTGGGAATGTTGAACCAGAGAAGCTGCATGACTGTGGGCAAGGtggtgagggtgaggcccaggtcagtCAGGGCCAGCATGGAGAGAAACAGGTACATGGGCTGGTGGAGGGATGGCTCTGTGCGGATGACAGTGAGAATGGTGGTGTTCCCCACGATGGAGATGGTATAGAGGCAGCAGAAGGGGATGGAGATCCAGATGTGGAAAGCCTCAAATCCAGGGATGCCCGTGAGGATGAAGTAGAAGGGAGCTTGCGTGGTATTAGTGACCTCAGGCAtgctttttaaatgcaaaaacaaaatctGTGTGTTCCACAATAAGACATTTTATCAGTGTGCTACTACCATAGAatcattatatattctttaatctAGGACCTAAATAGGTGTCtggaattgcttttaaaaaaatttttttaaagctttatttatttacttgaggtaggaaaggcagaggaggagaggggatcCAAGCATACTTCCCATTGAGCATACTCCCTGGATAGggtccatctcacaaccccaagatcatcatgacctgagccaaaattaagagtccgacattcaactgactgagccacccaggtacccctggagtTGCTTTTCATGAAACCTTTGACCAATACACTAGTCAGAGCAGTAGGAATCAATTATGGATTATTCTGccataaatttctatttaaaataaccTGATTTTTCCAGCTTTCATACCAACACTATTCACTAAAATTTAGCTTTATGCTTTCTTCAAGCCTCGTTATACACTTCCCACCAGctcttgtgtatatatatatatgtatatatatatatatatatatatgtacatgtatacataaaCTTACAGATACTCATTTACTAACTGATACTTCTGTcatcaatatttcaaaaaatcTTCTAGTAACCAAagcaagagacttattttagttCATCTTATACTTGACAGGCAGGAAGATAAGCTTCTGAAGACAACCTCCTTCTATTCAGTTGAATGGGAATACAATTTAGAGATGGAAGTATGGTGATGTCCAGGGGTTTGTTTGAGCAACAGCATGGATAgtagtgacattttattttatacagtaGAGTAGGAGGTACCTCTAGCAGAAGGATCACAGTTTGGTTTGTGCATGTTGAGTTTGATGTTTATAGGAGCTATCCAAGAGAAATGTCAATTGAACAGACAGATAGGAGGCCCAAGAGGAGAAATCCACTAGGGACCTTGGAATCTCTGGCATATTTAGAGTAGATGGGAACCTGGAAGGTGAAGTGATAATCTAGGCAAGAATTGGGGTCAGAATGGAAGAAGGCAGAGAACAGACTTATATAAGGAAAGGTAAAATTTAGTAATTGTGTAGTTgtggaaggaaaagcaaagaaaaattgcaGTACTGCTCAGAGAAGTGGgtggaaaacaaaggaaatgggAATTACAGAGGCCAAGAAGGTAAAGGATGTGGTCACTACAGTTCAGTGCTGCTCAGATACTCACTAAAACTAGTTCTGGAAAGCACCTATCCAGTTTAAGGATGTAAATGTCAATAGTAATCTTTTGGAAAGACATTTAGAGTGATGGGGAGAAGCAGCCAAATTAAAGTGGCCTGAGGAGTGAATTAATATGAAGAATTGCACAGTTTCTGAAGACCATGTGTTCTACAGGGGGCACTATACTCCCCCCTGGGGAGGAGTGTGAATGCAcacttgtaattttttattttatttttttaaatttattttttattggtgttcaatttgccaacatatagaataacacccagtgctcatcccatcaagtgcccccctcagtgcccatcacccagtcaccttgtcatttttaaataaaagaatttatataaccagagtaaatggggcagcccgagtggctcagcggtttagcaccaccttcaacccaggttgtgatcctggagacctgggatcaagtcccaggttgggctccctgcatagagcctgcttctccctctgcctgtgtctctgcctctctctctctctctctgtctttcatgaataaataaataaaatattttttaaaaacaaccagaGTAAATGAATAGTTATTAATTTTTGGACGGTTCTGAGAAGGAAAGCTGTGAACTTTCTTTTGAAGAAATACACATAGCACTTAATGTGTTCCTGTATTCATGATGTCTAACTATATTCTAAAATtagggaaaatgggaaaaagaagatgaatatcaaaatgtaatttttttaattagaaaaattaaaaagaattttaaaaaatcaaaattatttctttgaaaggatCAATGTAATTTGAAACCCTTTGGCAAATCTGACCAAAGATAAAAGTATATagacaaatatttagaaatcaaatGTAATGGAAGAGCCAAACTAAAGAAATTGCAGAGACCAATGAGAGGTCATCTTATTACCTACCATCCATGGAACAGTCCAGCCTTAcctttgtgcttttttgtttcttcagttctcTCTGGGGCTTCTGTTCTCTGCCCTGTGGCTGAGTATGGTTATATGATCATGAAGATCCAGGCTGGAATGCAGCAGGTGGGTGGGGAAACCTTGGAGGGATCTTACAGGAATATGAATATTGTGCCCTGAGACCTGAGGCCCTAAGGGACAGAACTGGgaaaaataacaatagtaataaatataataGTATCCAACATTAACTGAGTGCTCGACATGTACCAAAAATTGAGCTAGCAGACCCACAGAAATGTGCAGTTGTTGTTAAGTGACATGGGAAAGACATAGTCCATACCCTGGCAGTTTTTTTCTCAGTGGTTATTAGTTGCCTTCTGCTTACTGCCATAGCATGTGTAGTTTTGAGACAGACTGCTTGTTGGAAGGATTGCCATTTGATGTTGTCACCTTGAATACAACCAAACTCAGATTTGATATAGCTTGAAGATTTGGAGAAAGGTATCTGAGATCTCTTGATAGATTCAAAAGTCAGAGAGGCAAAATGGTGTTTCCTCTTGTAGTATCTTACAGATGTTAGTCTCAACTCTGtactttgtttctttcccagGGAGGATGGCTCTCTACTCAGACAAGAAGGGGGTATGATGATTATCATCTAGAGATAACTGACCCAAGGTTTAATATGTGACTCTATTTAGCTTATACTTCTCTCTAGACAGTGGAAATCTGCATCTGTTCAGATGTTCACTGTGAATGGCTTGTTTTCTACCACTGAAGGTGCAGTGTTTCTACAAATGTGCATTCACTTTGTGATTCCTCCTGTATCTGGCCTACCTGGATTTTAGGATCTATTCTGGCTTTAAGAAATATGCAGTATTAAGTATATGATTACTCCATCTTTAGTAGGGAAGGCTTAAAAGACATAatttaaacattgaaaaataaagttgtaaaTAGACACTAATCAGCAGAAAGGTAAGATGCCAAAGTTGATAATATTGATAATAGCGGTAGTTCTTGAAGTTGAGATTGAATGAAGAGTAAATGccttaaaataagataataggTAGAAGATGGTGGTGGACTGGGACATTCATTAATATCATGATTGTTTATGGTAAGAGATTAGTAGATAGTgtctaaaaatagaatattagatGCGTATGTTTTTGAATGGGTCACAAGATAAgacttgtttttacatttttaaatgaccatAAAACCAAAAGATAATGATATTTTGTGGCACATGAAAAGtatattaaattcaaaattcagtgtccatgaataaagttttattggaatacactCATATTGAtttatattgtctatggctgtcTTAATACTATAGTGGCAGAATTGAGAGTAGTTTGGGAAGAAGCTGTGTgacccacaaaacctaaaatatttattatctggtctTCTGTAGAAAAAAATTGCCAATCTCTGACCTAATAGGAAATGGACATAGGAGAtaaacaaatttcaaagaaatggaaatagacATTTTCTTGGTCATACGAAAAGATGTTCACTCTCacttataatggaaaaaaatgaaatcaaattgaGATAGTTTTTTTATGCATCCTATtaacaaaatccaaaaatattAACACAGTGAGTGGCAAAATGATGAAAGAAGTACTTTCAGAATTGCTGACAGGACTGTTAATAGCTATGAGTTATATGGAGGTAAATGACAATACTTAGCTGTCAAATTATAAATGCATGAAATCCTTTACTCAACAATTtaattccacttctttttttaagatgtatttatttattattttttaaaatattttatttattcatgagagacacacagagagaggcagagacataggcaaagggagaagcaggctccctatggggagcctggtgtgagccttgatcccaggaccaaagGATCAAGGAATCatggcccaagccaaaggcagatgctcaaccagtgagcctcccaggtgcccctcacttttgcttttaataatagAACTCAAAATACTTTTATATCAATAGAAATAAGCATAGAGAGATATTTCAATGGCATTACACTCATCTTTAATAGGCCTCAAATATTTTCACTTCTTGGTGATATAGCTAGGTTTATTTGAAGTTGAACATGAACTTCCTTCTCCATACTTACCCTATTGTATCCatgttctctttcctcctctcaaaGAAGCCCCAACCCAAGGCCCTCAGTTTTAGAAAAGACAGAAGAGGGGGAAATTGACTTTCAGCCTGCCTGCCACACCAATATATTCCCCACACTCCAAGGAAGCTGCACTCTTGCCCTGGTCCACTGAGCCAATGGGAAATACCCCCTCAAAGCTCAAATTTGCCGTTTGTAAATTTAGAAATTA from Canis aureus isolate CA01 chromosome 23, VMU_Caureus_v.1.0, whole genome shotgun sequence includes the following:
- the LOC144295372 gene encoding olfactory receptor 51Q1-like, translated to MPEVTNTTQAPFYFILTGIPGFEAFHIWISIPFCCLYTISIVGNTTILTVIRTEPSLHQPMYLFLSMLALTDLGLTLTTLPTVMQLLWFNIPKISFEACFAQFFFLHGFSFMESSVLLAMSFDRYVAICRPLHYATILTSEVIGRIGLAIIGRCILAVLPSLFLLKRLPFCHSHLLSHSYCLHQDMIRLVCADIRVNSWYGFALVLLIIVMDPLLIILSYTFILKNILGTASWTERLRALNNCLSHILAVLVLYVPMIGVSMTHRFAKHASPLVHVIMANVYLLAPPVMNPIIYSVKTKQIRQGIFHVLFQRKVY